In Oreochromis niloticus isolate F11D_XX linkage group LG5, O_niloticus_UMD_NMBU, whole genome shotgun sequence, a single window of DNA contains:
- the LOC112847004 gene encoding uncharacterized protein LOC112847004 — MNPVLAPNQNTDEAAMTLSLNTETEHTSTTTSMILPVWVSSSNNPGIERLVYALLDTQSDTVFIDEDVSRSLTTKTYPVRLKLTTMIGKDTVTHSERVSGLRVRGYTSTNLIDLPPAYTKDCIPVNRRHIPTSETARHWNHLKAIADDIPPHLDCEVGLLIGYNCSQALAPRQVILGRDNEPYAVRTDLGWSIIGCSPPHLESPPVANICHRVTVKELPPVTPSDAIKVLESDFKDISKDSRTVSQDDILFLNMLKESIYMNAHGHYEMPLPFKERPYLPNNKQLAIIRLNHLKRKLLNNKNYKTQYITFLNEVIKNNDAEEVLCEEKEGETWYIPHHGVYHSKKPEKLRVVFDCSAKYKGTCLNDHLLSGPDLTNTLAGVLIRFRKNHVALMCDIERMFHQFHVREADRDYLRFLWWKDGNFSVEPQEFRMKVHLFGAASSPGCANYGLKHLAKENESLFPLGSQFIMRDFYVDDGVTSIADVDEAIQLAKEAQRLCAMGGLRLHKFVCNNAKVLESIAPSERATEVKALDLAFSDSSLERALGIHWHIESDSFRFHTRLKDQPETRRGILSTVASLYDPLGLIAPFLLTGKRVLQEMCRHGTGWDDPLISKLQPVWRSWKSDLANLDKITIPRCYVPADFGKVTKRELHHFSDASTYGYGQCSYLRHVNENGTVHCALIMAKSRVAPIKAVTIPRLELTAAVVSVAASNTLKEELGISGIDEYFWTDSKVVLGYINNEARRFHTFVSNRIQKIHLSTTPQQWRYVSTDKNPADLASRGSSASKLLTSNWFTGPKFLWEKEVSPEVEVIPEIPVGDPEVKRVQALNLESAEQVTLSDRLSKFSSWCKVKQAVARLLRRAKSDKSTSHSTVQEREDAQRIIIRDLQRRVYPDEIQLLSNGLQLSRQSKLFRLDAFLDKDGILKVGGRLENASLPASQKHPMIIPKDHHITRMIIAHHHEQVKHQGRGITINEIRSNGYWIPGMNRAVASYVHQCVKCRKLRGSVEEQRMADLPSERVDPSPPFTYCGMDCFGPFFTKQGRKVNKRYGLLFTCLCCRAIHIEMVNDMSADAFINGLRCFVSIRGAVRQIRCDQGSNFVGAKNEIYNALKQMDVNRLSAFLAERQCDFIMNAPHSSHVGGVWERQIRTVRNVLRSTLSLSPGRLDDACLRTLFYEAMSIVNSRPLTVDNLNDPNGPEPLTPNHLLTMKPTGALPPPGTFIREDMYARKRWRHIQYLAEQFWNRWRREYLSNIATRQRWHIPRRNLKVGDIVIERMDDLPRNEWRLARVEETVADKDGLVRKVKIRLGDQKMKREGQCSGKPSIVERPIQKLILLLEAV; from the coding sequence GTGAAACGGCAAGGCATTGGAATCATCTCAAAGCAATAGCAGATGACATTCCGCCACATTTAGACTGTGAAGTTGGTCTTCTAATAGGCTATAACTGCTCACAGGCACTAGCACCAAGACAGGTCATCCTAGGAAGAGATAATGAACCTTATGCAGTCCGCACAGACCTAGGATGGAGCATCATAGGCTGCTCACCACCTCACCTTGAATCTCCTCCTGTCGCCAACATATGCCATAGAGTAACTGTCAAAGAGCTTCCTCCAGTGACTCCATCCGATGCCATTAAAGTACTTGAGTCTGACTTTAAGGACATCAGCAAGGACAGCAGAACAGTGTCTCAAGATGACATCCTCTTCCTGAATATGCTAAAGGAAAGCATTTACATGAACGCCCATGGTCACTATGAGATGCCTCTCCCTTTTAAAGAGAGGCCCTACCTTCCCAACAACAAGCAGTTAGCTATCATCCGGCTCAACCATCTCAAACGAAAGCTGCTGAACAACAAGAACTACAAGACTCAGTACATAACGTTTTTGAATGAGGTAATTAAAAACAATGATGCTGAAGAAGTTCTCTGTGAAGAGAAGGAAGGTGAAACATGGTATATTCCACACCACGGAGTTTATCATTCCAAAAAACCAGAGAAGCTCAGAGTGGTTTTTGATTGCTCGGCTAAGTACAAGGGAACTTGCCTAAATGATCATCTCCTGTCGGGCCCAGATTTGACAAATACTCTAGCTGGTGTTCTTATCAGATTTCGAAAGAACCATGTTGCTCTGATGTGCGACATTGAAAGGATGTTTCATCAGTTTCATGTGCGCGAAGCGGATAGAGACTACCTACGTTTCCTGTGGTGGAAGGATGGAAACTTCAGTGTGGAGCCGCAGGAATTCCGTATGAAAGTTCACCTTTTCGGTGCTGCATCTTCACCGGGATGTGCCAACTATGGGTTGAAACATCTCGCTAAGGAGAACGAGAGCCTGTTTCCTCTGGGCTCCCAATTCATTATGAGGGACTTCTATGTGGATGATGGTGTCACAAGCATAGCAGATGTAGATGAGGCTATTCAGCTTGCAAAAGAAGCCCAAAGGCTCTGTGCTATGGGTGGTCTGCGACTACACAAATTTGTGTGCAACAATGCAAAGGTGCTTGAGAGTATAGCACCATCTGAGCGTGCCACTGAAGTAAAGGCTCTTGATCTTGCCTTTAGTGATTCATCGCTGGAAAGAGCCTTAGGAATCCACTGGCACATTGAGTCAGACAGTTTCAGGTTCCATACCCGTTTGAAGGACCAACCAGAAACCAGGCGTGGTATACTATCCACTGTTGCCTCTCTTTATGACCCACTTGGGCTTATTGCTCCTTTCCTGCTAACTGGGAAAAGGGTTCTTCAAGAAATGTGTAGGCATGGTACAGGTTGGGATGACCCACTCATCAGTAAACTGCAACCAGTCTGGAGATCCTGGAAGAGTGATCTGGCAAATTTGGATAAAATCACCATACCCCGATGCTATGTACCAGCTGACTTTGGAAAGGTCACAAAGAGAGAGCTACATCACTTCTCTGATGCAAGCACGTATGGTTATGGCCAGTGCTCTTATTTGAGACATGTGAATGAAAATGGAACTGTTCATTGTGCTCTGATTATGGCAAAGTCCAGAGTTGCTCCAATCAAAGCTGTGACCATCCCCAGGTTAGAACTGACTGCTGCTGTTGTATCAGTTGCAGCAAGCAATACTCTAAAGGAAGAACTGGGAATTTCAGGGATTGATGAATACTTCTGGACAGACTCCAAGGTTGTACTGGGGTACATTAACAATGAGGCACGTCGCTTCCACACATTTGTATCAAATAGGATTCAGAAAATACATCTCAGTACAACTCCTCAGCAGTGGCGATATGTTTCTACTGACAAGAATCCTGCAGACCTTGCATCGAGAGGTTCTAGTGCAAGCAAGCTTCTGACATCGAACTGGTTTACTGGACCCAAGTTCTTATGGGAGAAAGAGGTATCACCAGAGGTAGAGGTAATCCCAGAAATCCCAGTTGGGGACCCTGAAGTTAAAAGAGTTCAAGCACTAAATTTGGAGTCTGCAGAACAAGTGACTCTTTCAGACCGCTTGTCAAAGTTTTCTTCATGGTGTAAGGTCAAACAAGCTGTTGCACGACTTCTTCGCCGAGCCAAGAGTGACAAGTCAACAAGTCACAGCACAGTTCAGGAGCGAGAGGATGCACAGCGCATCATTATAAGAGATTTACAGAGACGAGTGTATCCAGATGAGATCCAGCTACTTAGTAATGGCTTACAACTTTCACGCCAGAGTAAACTGTTTCGATTGGATGCATTTCTTGACAAAGATGGAATCCTCAAGGTGGGAGGAAGACTGGAAAATGCATCTCTCCCTGCCTCTCAGAAACATCCAATGATCATTCCAAAGGACCACCACATAACGAGGATGATAATAGCTCATCATCATGAACAGGTTAAACACCAAGGAAGGGGTATAACCATCAACGAGATCAGATCAAATGGATACTGGATCCCAGGAATGAACAGAGCTGTTGCATCTTATGTGCATCAGTGTGTCAAATGCAGGAAACTCAGGGGATCAGTGGAGGAGCAGCGAATGGCAGACCTGCCATCTGAGCGGGTGGATCCATCTCCACCTTTCACTTATTGCGGAATGGACTGTTTTGGGCCATTTTTTACAAAGCAAGGGCGTAAGGTGAATAAACGTTATGGTCTGCTTTTCACATGCCTTTGTTGTAGAGCAATTCACATTGAAATGGTGAATGATATGTCAGCAGATGCCTTCATTAATGGCCTCCGATGTTTTGTTTCCATAAGAGGAGCAGTACGACAAATAAGATGTGACCAAGGAAGCAATTTTGTTGGAGCTAAGAATGAAATCTATAATGCGCTGAAACAGATGGATGTCAATCGTCTGAGTGCATTCTTGGCTGAGAGGCAGTGCGACTTCATTATGAATGCTCCCCATTCAAGCCATGTTGGAGGTGTCTGGGAGAGACAGATCAGAACAGTAAGAAATGTACTTCGGTCCACTCTTTCACTCTCACCTGGAAGATTAGATGATGCCTGTTTAAGGACATTGTTTTACGAGGCAATGTCTATTGTGAACAGCCGTCCACTCACTGTGGATAACCTGAATGATCCAAATGGTCCAGAACCGCTGACTCCTAATCACCTACTCACTATGAAGCCCACTGGAGCCTTACCACCTCCTGGGACGTTCATCAGAGAAGACATGTATGCTCGTAAGAGATGGCGTCATATCCAGTATCTAGCAGAGCAATTCTGGAACCGCTGGAGAAGAGAGTATCTCTCTAATATTGCCACTAGACAACGTTGGCATATTCCTAGAAGGAATCTGAAAGTTGGTGACATAGTCATCGAAAGGATGGATGATTTGCCACGGAACGAGTGGAGATTAGCCAGAGTTGAAGAAACAGTCGCTGATAAAGATGGGCTTGTCAGGAAAGTTAAGATTCGTCTTGGAGACCAGAAAATGAAAAGGGAGGGTCAATGTTCTGGCAAGCCATCTATTGTTGAACGGCCCATTCAGAAACTGATCTTGCTTTTAGAGGCTGTCTAA
- the LOC112846997 gene encoding circumsporozoite protein: MTVPPSQGLAPDSPTETENNPTRAGGGGPGRRDQVRKQDNHKNWSTGSKSKTIREANPEDGNTIAPNSSVQEADRAGGNGGDSGERDPGADRAGGNDGDSGERDPGASRAHGNGGDGQTVQGADHAEGSGGNRAGPEVGREASGGGEFFQGAALDGHDADPEAWKAANKGEEAQVELALMAVLLLRDQTRQDQMLKPDQTGMKTRGLLQARTKTKRRLGQTELMRRRLDQTRRRLRPKLDQAKLMTLKRRPLQATPKPMMRLDQAKLKRELDQARMRAKNTEAAAGEDDEAAAGDPEADEGDPEADEEAGPGVDEDSEAAAGVVARGGAAGDGVVALGPSSGDRRLNGPLGPSSGDEEGLAGLTRTPAETRKGWPGSPEPQRRRGRAGRALQPT, translated from the exons atgacagtacccccctctcaagggctggctccagacagcccaacagaaacagaaaacaacccgaccagggcgggcggcgggggtccaggacggagggaTCAAGTCCGAAAACAAGATAACCACAAAAACTGGAGCACAGGGAGCAAATCAAAAACAATTCGGGAGGCCAACCCAGAGGATGGCAACACCATCGCGCCAAACAGTtcagttcaggaggccgaccGTGCGGGCGGCAACGGCGGCGACTCAGGCGAAAGGGATCCGGGGGCTGACCGTGCGGGCGGCAACGACGGTGACTCAGGCGAAAGGGATCCGGGGGCCAGccgtgcacacggcaacggcggcgacgggcaaacagttcagggggccgaccacgcggaaggcagtggcggcaaCAGAGCCGGTCCGGAGGTCGGCCGCGAAGCCAGCGGTGGCGGCGAATTCTTTCAGGGGGCCGCCCTCGACGGCCATGATGCTGACCCAGAGGCCTGGAAAGCGGCCAACAAAGGCGAGGAGGCACAGGTCGAGCTGGCTCTGATGGCAGTGTTGCTACTGCGGGATCagacgaggcaggaccagaTGCTGAAGCCAGACCAGACGGGGATGAAGACTCGGgggctgctgcaggcgaggaCGAAGACGAAGCGGAGGCTGGGCCAGACGGAGCTGATGAggcggaggctggaccagacgaggcggAGGCTGAGGCCGAAGCTGGACCAGG CGAAGCTGATGACGCTGAAGAGGAGGCCACTGCAGGCGACGCCGAAGCCAATgatgaggctggaccaggcgaagctgaagcgggagctggaccaggcgaggatgaGGGCAAAAAACacggaggctgcagctggcgaggacGATGAGGCTGCTGCAGGTGACCCTGAAGCTGATGAAGGAGACCCTGAAGCTGACGAggaggccgggccaggcgtggacgaagactcggaggctgcaGCTGGTGTGGTAGCCAGAGgcggcgctgcaggcgacggcgtggtagccctcggaccctccagcggagacaggaggctgaacgggcccctcggaccctccagcggagacgaggaagGGCTGGCCGGGCTCACCAGAaccccagcggagacgaggaagGGCTGGCCGGGCTCACCAGAaccccagcggagacgaggaagGGCTGGCCGGGCTCTCCAGCCAACGTAG